A genomic region of Trifolium pratense cultivar HEN17-A07 linkage group LG3, ARS_RC_1.1, whole genome shotgun sequence contains the following coding sequences:
- the LOC123916130 gene encoding polygalacturonase inhibitor 2-like encodes MISTMQQFSSCILLLLMILTAHNFIPANSENCNPDDKKALLQIKKQFGNPTQLSSWDPTTDCCNSTWLGVDCDNFTPTYRVTNLEFSDLNLPKPVHFPPSITNLPSLVDLSLTRIPNLVGPIPLSIANLTTLRYITITQTNISGEIPYTLSQIKTLVTIEFNYNKLIGPLLASLSTIPSLVGIGFNGNQLTGTIPESYGSFPPLFTGLLLSRNRLSGKIPASLGKLNLADLDLSRNMLEGDASMFFKSNILTYTISLAMNSFTFDIGKVGLSKDLNKLDIRNNKIYGRLPEGLANLRYLHKLNVSNNNLCGQIPSLRFDESCYAHNKCLCGSPLPACKT; translated from the coding sequence ATGATATCAACCATGCAACAATTCTCCTCATGCATATTACTTCTCCTAATGATCCTAACCGCACATAATTTCATTCCTGCTAACTCAGAAAATTGCAATCCAGATGACAAAAAAGCCCTTCTCCAAATCAAGAAACAATTTGGCAACCCAACTCAACTCTCTTCATGGGATCCAACCACAGACTGTTGCAACAGCACATGGCTAGGTGTAGATTGTGACAACTTCACCCCAACTTACCGTGTCACAAACCTCGAATTCTCCGACCTCAACCTTCCCAAACCTGTCCACTTTCCACCCTCTATAACTAACCTTCCTTCCCTTGTTGACCTCTCTCTGACCCGCATTCCCAACCTTGTTGGTCCTATCCCGCTCTCCATTGCCAACCTCACCACACTCCGGTATATCACCATCACCCAAACCAACATCTCCGGCGAGATACCCTACACCCTTTCACAGATCAAAACACTTGTAACCATCGAGTTCAATTACAACAAACTCATCGGTCCCCTCCTCGCCTCACTTTCAACTATCCCTAGCCTTGTTGGAATTGGCTTCAACGGCAACCAACTCACCGGAACAATACCTGAATCGTACGGCTCATTCCCGCCTCTCTTTACAGGGTTGCTTCTCTCACGAAACCGTCTCTCAGGGAAGATTCCGGCTTCACTCGGGAAACTGAACCTTGCTGACTTGGACTTGTCACGGAACATGTTGGAGGGTGATGCATCGATGTTTTTTAAGTCGAACATACTTACTTATACTATATCTTTGGCGATGAACTCATTCACTTTTGATATTGGGAAAGTTGGGCTGTCAAAGGATTTGAATAAGTTGGAtataaggaacaataaaatcTATGGTAGGCTACCTGAAGGATTGGCGAATCTCCGGTATCTGCACAAGTTGAATGTGAGCAACAATAATCTGTGTGGTCAGATTCCAAGCTTAAGGTTTGACGAGAGTTGTTATGCTCATAATAAGTGCTTGTGTGGTTCTCCTCTTCCTGCTTGCAAGACTTGA
- the LOC123914432 gene encoding protein LIGHT-DEPENDENT SHORT HYPOCOTYLS 4-like, with the protein MSAAVAAAASAAISGYNNSSSSSTSNHSDELLTSQRMQVSVTPPLSRYESQKRRDWNTFGQYLKNHRPPLTLSRCSGANVLEFLRYLDQFGKTKVHTENCAYYGNSHPPGPCPCPLKQAWGSLDALIGRLRAAFEENGGSSEMNPFGARAVRLYLREVRDVQAKARGIAYEKKKRKKLNQNQQNESMVNQEHDVVHSSGYVHGGGFVNQYSDLNGTASF; encoded by the coding sequence ATGTCAGCTGCCGTAGCTGCCGCGGCCTCTGCCGCAATCTCCGGCTACAACAACTCCTCCTCAAGCAGTACTAGCAACCATAGTGATGAGTTGTTAACTTCACAAAGAATGCAAGTTTCTGTTACTCCACCACTAAGCAGGTATGAGTCACAAAAGAGACGTGATTGGAACACTTTTGGTCAATACTTAAAGAATCATCGTCCACCATTAACACTTTCACGTTGTAGTGGTGCaaatgttcttgagtttcttcGTTACTTAGATCAGTTTGGAAAAACCAAAGTTCATACTGAAAACTGTGCTTATTATGGAAACTCACATCCACCAGGTCCATGTCCTTGTCCTTTGAAACAAGCTTGGGGTAGTCTTGATGCTCTTATTGGTAGATTACGTGCCGCTTTCGAAGAGAATGGTGGTTCATCAGAGATGAATCCTTTTGGAGCACGTGCTGTTAGGTTATATCTTAGGGAAGTTAGAGATGTTCAAGCTAAAGCTAGAGGAATTGCttatgagaagaagaaaaggaagaagcttaatcaaaatcaacaaaatgAGTCCATGGTGAATCAGGAACATGATGTAGTGCATTCTTCAGGGTATGTTCATGGTGGTGGTTTTGTTAATCAGTACTCAGATTTAAATGGGACAGCTAGCTTCTAG
- the LOC123914431 gene encoding cell division control protein 2 homolog 2 isoform X2, with translation MQHRNIVRLRDVVHSEKRLYLVFEYLDLDLKKHMDSSPEFSKDPRQIKMFLYQILCGIAYCHSHRVLHRDLKPQNLLIDRSSNSLKLADFGLARAFGIPVRTFTHEVVTLWYRAPEILLGSRQYSTPVDVWSVGCIFAEMINQRPLFPGDSEIDELFKIFKIMGTPNEDTWPGVTSLPDFKSAFPKWPSMDLATLVPNLEPAGLDILSSMLRLDPSRRITARGALEHEYFKDIK, from the exons ATGCAGCATAGGAACATTGTTAG GCTGCGGGATGTGGTGCATAGTGAGAAGCGATTGTATCTGGTTTTTGAGTACCTTGACTTAGATCTAAAGAAGCATATGGATTCATCTCCAGAATTTTCAAAAGATCCACGACAAATAAAG ATGTTCCTTTATCAAATTCTCTGTGGAATTGCTTACTGTCATTCTCATAGAGTTCTTCATCGAGACTTGAAACCACAAAATTTGTTGATAGATCGCAGCTCTAATTCGCTAAAGCTTGCAGATTTTGGATTAGCTAGGGCATTTGGAATTCCTGTTAGGACATTTACACATGAG GTGGTGACTCTATGGTACAGAGCTCCAGAAATATTGCTTGGGTCTCGTCAATATTCTACCCCAGTTGATGTTTGGTCCGTGGGATGCATATTTGCAGAGATGATAAACCAACGACCACTTTTCCCAGGGGACTCAGAGATTGATGAATTGTTTAAAATATTCAA AATCATGGGTACACCAAATGAAGATACATGGCCTGGAGTGACTTCATTGCCTGATTTTAAATCAGCCTTTCCCAAGTGGCCATCTATG GACCTGGCAACTCTAGTCCCAAATCTTGAACCAGCTGGTCTTGATATTCTATCT AGTATGCTTCGCTTGGATCCAAGCAGAAGAATTACTGCCAGGGGCGCACTTGAGCATGAATACTTCAAAGACATTAAATAA
- the LOC123914431 gene encoding cell division control protein 2 homolog 2 isoform X1 codes for MEQYEKVEKIGEGTYGVVYKARDRLTNETIALKKIRLEQEDEGVPSTAIREISLLKEMQHRNIVRLRDVVHSEKRLYLVFEYLDLDLKKHMDSSPEFSKDPRQIKMFLYQILCGIAYCHSHRVLHRDLKPQNLLIDRSSNSLKLADFGLARAFGIPVRTFTHEVVTLWYRAPEILLGSRQYSTPVDVWSVGCIFAEMINQRPLFPGDSEIDELFKIFKIMGTPNEDTWPGVTSLPDFKSAFPKWPSMDLATLVPNLEPAGLDILSSMLRLDPSRRITARGALEHEYFKDIK; via the exons atgGAACAG TACGAGAAGGTTGAGAAAATAGGAGAAGGTACTTACGGTGTCGTTTACAAGGCTCGTGACCGTCTCACTAATGAGACAATAGCTTTGAAGAAGATTCGTCTCGAGCAGGAAGATGAAGGAGTTCCTAGTACCGCTATTCGTGAGATTTCACTCTTGAAAGAAATGCAGCATAGGAACATTGTTAG GCTGCGGGATGTGGTGCATAGTGAGAAGCGATTGTATCTGGTTTTTGAGTACCTTGACTTAGATCTAAAGAAGCATATGGATTCATCTCCAGAATTTTCAAAAGATCCACGACAAATAAAG ATGTTCCTTTATCAAATTCTCTGTGGAATTGCTTACTGTCATTCTCATAGAGTTCTTCATCGAGACTTGAAACCACAAAATTTGTTGATAGATCGCAGCTCTAATTCGCTAAAGCTTGCAGATTTTGGATTAGCTAGGGCATTTGGAATTCCTGTTAGGACATTTACACATGAG GTGGTGACTCTATGGTACAGAGCTCCAGAAATATTGCTTGGGTCTCGTCAATATTCTACCCCAGTTGATGTTTGGTCCGTGGGATGCATATTTGCAGAGATGATAAACCAACGACCACTTTTCCCAGGGGACTCAGAGATTGATGAATTGTTTAAAATATTCAA AATCATGGGTACACCAAATGAAGATACATGGCCTGGAGTGACTTCATTGCCTGATTTTAAATCAGCCTTTCCCAAGTGGCCATCTATG GACCTGGCAACTCTAGTCCCAAATCTTGAACCAGCTGGTCTTGATATTCTATCT AGTATGCTTCGCTTGGATCCAAGCAGAAGAATTACTGCCAGGGGCGCACTTGAGCATGAATACTTCAAAGACATTAAATAA